In Planctomicrobium piriforme, the following proteins share a genomic window:
- the rnpA gene encoding ribonuclease P protein component, with amino-acid sequence MNAQNEEHSPLAETPRLTFPPHFRIRSSLDFERIYAQKARFSDPVMLIFAAPNDLPHPRIGLSVSRRHGNSVKRHRLRRLLREAFRLEQHHLPVGIDFILIPGRETATATQADYRRSLVKLAQRAAERWR; translated from the coding sequence GTGAATGCTCAGAATGAGGAACATTCACCGCTCGCGGAAACGCCGCGGCTGACATTTCCGCCGCACTTCCGGATTCGCAGTTCGCTCGATTTCGAACGCATCTATGCGCAGAAGGCCCGATTTTCTGATCCCGTCATGTTGATCTTCGCCGCGCCGAACGACCTGCCGCACCCGCGGATCGGGTTGAGCGTCTCGCGCCGGCATGGCAACTCGGTGAAGCGTCACCGGCTGCGACGGCTGCTTCGAGAAGCGTTTCGACTTGAGCAACACCACCTGCCGGTGGGGATCGATTTCATTCTGATTCCAGGTCGCGAGACCGCCACGGCCACGCAAGCCGACTACCGCCGTTCGCTGGTCAAGCTGGCGCAACGGGCGGCCGAACGCTGGCGGTGA